In Malus sylvestris chromosome 16, drMalSylv7.2, whole genome shotgun sequence, the following are encoded in one genomic region:
- the LOC126609272 gene encoding uncharacterized protein LOC126609272, producing MSSSRRVYKQFEEQQKRLLAQQEELINLEEGEGGHNAFAMEGDEDNDHRRQRASHFCLVMEAMLAYGASADQVDKITRMRKSTILESLMQFCSAIEAFYTKEYLRKPTERDLRRLLRKGEM from the exons atgtcttcttcaaggagagTGTATAAACAGTTTGAGGAGCAACAGAAAAGATTGTTGGCACAACAGGAAGAACTGatcaatctcgaggaaggtgaaggtggacataATGCTTTCGCAATGGAGGGGGATGAGGATAATGACCATAGAAGGCAAAGGGCCTCACATTTCTGCCTTGTCATGGAAGCA atgcttgcatatggagcatctgcagatcaagtggatAAGATAACAAGGATGAGAAAATCAACTATTCTGGAGTCTTTGATGCAAttttgctctgcaattgaaGCCTTCTATACCAAGGAGTACCTTCGGAAACCCACGGAAAGGGACCTGCGAAGGTTGctgaggaagggtgagatgtga